One part of the Thiothrix nivea DSM 5205 genome encodes these proteins:
- the rlmB gene encoding 23S rRNA (guanosine(2251)-2'-O)-methyltransferase RlmB: MAKSTIYGIHAVETALRNDAESLGQIWLDKRSRNDRLKKLEKLAAESGLHLILADAERLDKMAGHNRHQGVVAEYYKLKSYTENDLYDLLDELEAAPFLLVLDGVTDPHNLGACLRTAEGAGVHAVIAPKDNAANITPTVRKVASGAAEIVPFIPVTNLARTLDTLKERGIWLTGTSDKARQTLYQADLKGPMALVMGAEGAGIRRLTEERCDYLISIPMKGQVSSLNVSVATGVCLYEALRQRHGSE, from the coding sequence ATGGCAAAATCGACCATTTACGGCATCCACGCCGTCGAAACCGCGCTGCGCAATGATGCAGAAAGCCTCGGGCAAATCTGGCTGGATAAACGCAGCCGTAACGACCGCCTGAAAAAGCTGGAAAAACTGGCGGCGGAAAGCGGCTTGCACCTGATTCTCGCTGACGCTGAGCGGCTGGACAAAATGGCTGGCCACAACCGCCATCAGGGCGTGGTTGCCGAGTACTACAAGCTCAAGTCCTACACCGAAAACGACCTCTACGATTTGCTGGACGAGTTAGAAGCAGCCCCGTTCCTGCTAGTGCTGGATGGTGTCACCGACCCGCACAACCTCGGCGCGTGTTTGCGCACAGCAGAAGGCGCTGGCGTCCACGCCGTGATTGCCCCCAAAGATAACGCCGCCAACATCACTCCGACAGTGCGCAAGGTCGCGTCTGGCGCGGCTGAAATCGTGCCTTTCATCCCCGTCACCAACCTCGCCCGCACGCTGGATACGCTCAAGGAACGCGGCATCTGGCTAACCGGCACCAGCGACAAGGCCAGGCAGACGCTCTATCAGGCTGATTTGAAAGGGCCAATGGCGCTGGTGATGGGCGCGGAAGGCGCAGGCATCCGCCGTTTGACAGAAGAGCGTTGCGATTACCTGATTTCGATTCCGATGAAAGGCCAGGTGTCTAGCCTGAATGTGTCGGTGGCGACTGGTGTGTGCCTGTATGAAGCCTTGAGGCAACGTCACGGTTCAGAATAA
- a CDS encoding MotA/TolQ/ExbB proton channel family protein yields MLKPIKTRYYLTLLQMLVVLFLLGVFVLLNKDQVTHFFYSTQAGQLGLVLNGVILLIFLIGLVRMILMFLGFTREQEVLQRFLKRVEEGAPNPTHDLPDSAMIVDRYRAVQTIARQHAEVNQAALASTLAASQSTQFTLVRFVHNILILSGVFGTVVSLSIALMGAAGLLNSPENMQQMGTIVGGMSNALSTTITAIVCYVFFAYFHLRLQDARTQLLANVENLTTLYILPRFKHAENSMLHDVAVLTAELRRAAEAIHLIQDRFLHAGERLQLAADDLQTAVAQSGGNIQIIRDSIREGFRLDDKPKG; encoded by the coding sequence ATGCTGAAACCGATTAAAACGCGCTATTACCTGACCCTGTTGCAGATGCTGGTTGTCCTGTTCCTGCTGGGCGTGTTCGTCCTGCTGAACAAGGATCAGGTCACGCACTTCTTTTACAGCACCCAGGCGGGGCAACTGGGGCTGGTGCTGAATGGGGTCATCCTGTTGATTTTTCTGATCGGGCTGGTGCGCATGATCCTGATGTTCCTCGGTTTTACCCGTGAACAGGAGGTGCTGCAACGTTTCCTCAAGCGGGTGGAAGAGGGCGCGCCCAACCCCACCCATGACCTGCCGGACAGCGCCATGATCGTAGACCGTTACCGTGCGGTGCAGACTATCGCACGCCAGCACGCGGAAGTGAATCAGGCGGCACTGGCTTCTACCCTGGCTGCTAGCCAGTCCACCCAGTTCACGCTGGTGCGTTTCGTGCACAACATCCTGATTCTGTCTGGCGTGTTCGGCACAGTGGTGTCGTTGTCGATTGCGCTGATGGGCGCGGCTGGCTTGCTGAATTCACCGGAAAACATGCAGCAGATGGGTACGATTGTCGGCGGCATGTCCAACGCGCTCAGCACCACCATTACCGCCATCGTTTGCTATGTCTTTTTCGCCTATTTCCACCTGCGCTTGCAGGATGCGCGTACCCAGTTGCTGGCGAATGTGGAAAATCTTACCACGCTGTACATCCTGCCGCGCTTCAAACATGCGGAAAACAGTATGCTGCACGACGTGGCAGTGCTGACGGCGGAATTGCGCCGAGCGGCGGAGGCCATTCACCTGATCCAGGATCGTTTCTTACACGCGGGCGAGCGTCTGCAACTGGCGGCGGATGACCTGCAAACAGCCGTGGCGCAAAGTGGCGGCAATATCCAGATCATCCGCGATTCTATCCGCGAAGGCTTCCGCCTCGATGACAAACCGAAGGGGTAG
- the rmuC gene encoding DNA recombination protein RmuC, which yields MDSTPFQLGVFIDAHIVLFTAVTMFILGLLVAHLIYSAPLRQTRRELERLQLQLQTEEQLHEERLQTLDDAQDRLHNTFAALSQRALRENNTQFLQLAQETMGRFQVESRTDLEQRQRSIQHLVDPIRDALAKTEHQIREIEKDRQTSFGVLSQQIRGMMNDQAALRDETGRLASALRTPGIRGQWGELSLRRIAELSGMVEHCDFVEQAQRSNTERTIRPDMVIRMPDAREMIVDAKAPMDAYLDAVNADNEDSRKRHLQRHARHVREHVRVLAGKRYWEQFEQSPDFVVLFIPGEQFLGAALEQDKTLLHDSLNDKVILATPSTLVALLRAVAFGWKQAVLAENAGKVRDLGEELHKRLTVFLDHLERLGRNLGSSVDTYNKALGSLERSVLPGVRRLSELGISSGRNITEPVPVEAIPRQPYAKDTETDAETD from the coding sequence ATGGATAGCACTCCGTTCCAGCTAGGTGTATTCATCGATGCCCACATCGTGCTGTTCACAGCGGTGACAATGTTCATCCTCGGCCTGCTGGTTGCCCATCTCATCTACAGCGCCCCACTGCGCCAAACCCGCCGCGAACTCGAACGCCTGCAACTGCAACTACAAACCGAGGAACAGTTGCACGAAGAACGCCTGCAAACCCTGGACGATGCGCAAGACCGCTTGCATAACACCTTCGCCGCGCTTTCCCAGCGTGCCTTACGCGAAAACAACACCCAGTTCCTGCAACTGGCGCAGGAAACCATGGGGCGTTTCCAGGTCGAGTCGCGCACCGATCTCGAACAGCGCCAGCGTTCCATCCAGCATCTGGTTGACCCGATCCGCGATGCGTTGGCCAAAACCGAACACCAGATCCGCGAAATCGAAAAGGATCGCCAGACCAGTTTCGGTGTCCTCAGCCAGCAGATTCGCGGCATGATGAACGACCAGGCTGCCCTGCGCGATGAAACCGGGCGACTAGCTTCCGCGCTGCGCACCCCCGGCATCCGTGGGCAATGGGGGGAACTGAGCCTGCGCCGTATCGCCGAACTCTCTGGTATGGTCGAACACTGCGATTTCGTCGAACAGGCACAACGCAGTAATACCGAGCGTACCATTCGCCCCGACATGGTGATCCGGATGCCGGATGCGCGCGAAATGATCGTCGACGCCAAAGCACCGATGGACGCTTATCTGGATGCGGTCAACGCCGACAACGAAGACAGCCGCAAGCGTCACCTGCAACGTCATGCCCGCCATGTGCGCGAACACGTCCGGGTGTTGGCTGGCAAGCGTTACTGGGAACAATTCGAGCAGTCGCCCGATTTCGTGGTGCTGTTCATTCCCGGCGAACAGTTCCTCGGTGCGGCGCTGGAACAGGACAAAACCCTGCTGCACGATTCCCTCAACGACAAGGTGATCCTGGCGACGCCGAGCACCCTGGTGGCACTGCTGCGGGCGGTAGCATTCGGTTGGAAACAGGCGGTTCTTGCCGAAAATGCAGGCAAGGTGCGTGATTTGGGCGAAGAATTACACAAAAGATTAACGGTTTTTCTTGACCATCTGGAGCGTCTGGGGCGTAATCTCGGCAGCAGCGTGGATACCTACAACAAAGCGTTGGGGTCGCTGGAGCGCAGTGTGTTGCCGGGGGTGCGCAGACTGTCGGAACTGGGGATTTCATCCGGGCGGAACATTACCGAGCCTGTACCGGTCGAAGCCATACCACGCCAGCCATACGCCAAGGATACCGAAACTGATGCTGAAACCGATTAA
- the gph gene encoding phosphoglycolate phosphatase (PGP is an essential enzyme in the glycolate salvage pathway in higher organisms (photorespiration in plants). Phosphoglycolate results from the oxidase activity of RubisCO in the Calvin cycle when concentrations of carbon dioxide are low relative to oxygen. This enzyme is a member of the Haloacid Dehalogenase (HAD) superfamily of aspartate-nucleophile hydrolase enzymes (PF00702).) — translation MPTSSFSPIKCILFDLDGTLLDTAPDLVAALNAVLVAEGRAMCTLEQARHTVSHGSPAMLEFAFGTDQSAADLQRRRSQFLDYYTRNISRHTTLFDAMPDVLATLEASGIPWGVVTNKPEYLTFPLLDALNLRARAGSIIGGDTLEVAKPHPQPLLVAAQQCGVLPGHCLYIGDAERDIIAGRSAGMKTLVAEWGYLDPGDVHLGWQADAVIASPADILRWLD, via the coding sequence ATGCCGACAAGTTCTTTTTCGCCGATTAAGTGTATTTTGTTTGATCTGGATGGAACCCTGCTCGATACTGCCCCCGACCTCGTTGCGGCACTGAACGCCGTGCTGGTGGCGGAAGGGCGTGCAATGTGCACGTTGGAACAGGCACGCCATACCGTTTCCCACGGCAGTCCGGCGATGCTGGAATTTGCCTTCGGCACGGATCAGTCAGCAGCTGATCTGCAACGCCGCCGCAGTCAGTTCCTCGATTATTACACCCGCAATATCAGTCGCCACACCACCCTGTTCGATGCCATGCCGGATGTGCTGGCAACGCTGGAAGCGTCAGGCATACCGTGGGGAGTCGTCACCAACAAGCCGGAATACCTCACCTTCCCCTTGCTGGATGCACTGAATTTACGCGCCCGTGCCGGTAGCATCATTGGCGGTGATACGCTGGAGGTCGCCAAGCCCCATCCCCAACCCCTGCTGGTAGCCGCGCAACAATGCGGGGTTCTGCCAGGGCATTGCCTCTACATCGGCGACGCCGAACGCGACATCATCGCCGGGCGCAGTGCAGGCATGAAAACGCTGGTAGCCGAATGGGGTTATCTTGATCCCGGCGATGTGCACCTCGGCTGGCAGGCAGATGCCGTCATTGCCAGCCCTGCCGACATACTCAGGTGGCTGGACTGA
- a CDS encoding TlpA family protein disulfide reductase, with protein sequence MLRIKTAPIIALLAGLTLLTPPVSALTDMDDKPASLETLVGKGKWTVVEVWASDCRACRGSIHETINFEAANPDVDVVGISLDGSGGKANAEKFIDEFGLDFTNLLSDPSEFDKYLYSTAKESFIGTPTFMVYNPAGKLLAVQAGAITEEALSAFIKKQEAQGKPAT encoded by the coding sequence ATGTTACGGATTAAAACAGCACCAATTATCGCATTATTGGCTGGTTTGACGCTATTGACCCCACCCGTTTCCGCGCTGACGGACATGGACGACAAACCGGCCAGCCTTGAAACACTGGTGGGCAAAGGCAAATGGACAGTCGTGGAAGTGTGGGCATCAGACTGCCGCGCCTGCCGGGGCAGCATCCACGAAACCATCAATTTTGAGGCTGCCAACCCGGATGTGGATGTGGTCGGCATTTCACTGGATGGCAGCGGCGGCAAGGCCAATGCCGAGAAATTCATTGATGAATTCGGCCTGGATTTCACCAACCTGCTGAGCGACCCATCGGAGTTCGACAAATACCTTTATAGCACGGCCAAGGAAAGTTTCATCGGAACGCCGACCTTCATGGTGTACAACCCGGCGGGCAAGCTGCTGGCAGTACAAGCAGGCGCAATCACGGAAGAGGCGTTGAGCGCATTCATCAAGAAACAGGAGGCACAAGGCAAACCTGCCACTTAA
- the minE gene encoding cell division topological specificity factor MinE has translation MGWFDYFKVGKPNSAQVAKERLQIVIAHERIDRSGPEYLPQLRRDIMEVIRKYVPIQEEQVNVQFEKGADYDVLELNIALPERTH, from the coding sequence ATGGGATGGTTTGATTATTTTAAGGTAGGCAAACCCAACAGCGCGCAGGTCGCCAAGGAGCGCTTGCAGATTGTCATCGCGCATGAACGGATTGACCGCAGCGGGCCTGAATATCTGCCACAATTGCGCCGTGACATCATGGAGGTGATCCGTAAATACGTGCCGATCCAGGAAGAGCAGGTCAATGTCCAGTTTGAAAAGGGCGCTGATTACGACGTACTGGAACTGAATATTGCACTGCCTGAGCGAACCCACTAG
- the minD gene encoding septum site-determining protein MinD: MSRIIVVTSGKGGVGKTTTSAAFATGLAMRGYKTAVIDFDVGLRNLDLIMGCERRVVYDFVNVINHEASLKQALIRDKHVENLHILPASQTRDKDALTSEGVGQVMDELRDNGFDYVVCDSPAGIERGAHMAMYFADDAIVVTNPEVSSVRDSDRILGLLQSKTRKAEQGETIREHLLITRYSPARVSAGEMLGMEDILEILAVPLIGVIPESQSVLQASNSGTPVILDRNSDAGLAYDDFVRRFLGEMVPHRFLEVEKKGFLKKLFGG; this comes from the coding sequence TTGAGCAGAATTATTGTCGTTACTTCAGGGAAGGGTGGGGTTGGCAAAACTACCACCAGCGCGGCCTTCGCAACCGGGCTTGCCATGCGTGGCTACAAGACTGCTGTTATTGATTTTGACGTGGGCTTGCGCAACCTTGACCTGATCATGGGCTGTGAGCGCCGCGTCGTTTACGACTTCGTGAATGTCATCAACCATGAGGCTTCCCTGAAACAGGCGCTGATCCGTGACAAGCATGTGGAAAACCTGCATATCCTGCCTGCCTCGCAAACCCGCGACAAAGATGCGCTGACGTCGGAAGGGGTCGGGCAGGTCATGGATGAGCTGCGCGATAACGGCTTTGATTACGTGGTGTGCGATTCCCCGGCGGGTATCGAGCGCGGTGCGCACATGGCCATGTACTTTGCTGACGACGCCATTGTTGTTACCAACCCGGAAGTGTCTTCCGTGCGCGATTCCGACCGCATTCTTGGCCTGCTGCAAAGCAAGACCCGTAAGGCTGAGCAGGGTGAAACAATACGCGAGCATTTGCTGATTACCCGTTATTCACCAGCACGGGTAAGTGCCGGAGAAATGCTTGGCATGGAAGACATTCTGGAAATTCTGGCAGTGCCTTTGATTGGCGTGATTCCCGAGTCACAAAGCGTATTGCAAGCGTCCAACAGCGGTACGCCGGTGATTCTGGACAGAAACAGTGACGCAGGGCTGGCGTATGATGATTTTGTGCGCCGTTTTTTGGGTGAAATGGTTCCTCACCGCTTCCTGGAAGTGGAAAAGAAGGGCTTTCTCAAGAAGCTGTTCGGAGGGTAA
- the minC gene encoding septum site-determining protein MinC → MLSIEQVEIKGEMLLVSVLQLASTDLEVVRRGLQQKRDSFPQLFASSPLVVDCTPLGDVCQDLDMTLLRELILELGLIPVGIRGLADAYAGQASGAGWAILRAGRGNNAPARTERPAAEPGGGVAVPAGSSVKVIDRPLRSGQQVYFPEGNVVVLQHTSAGSEILAGGSVHVYGSLRGRVLAGVQGDTSARIFCQKLEAELVAIAGCYRLLDDIETDLKGSPAMVWLEDEKLKIAPMF, encoded by the coding sequence GTGTTGTCGATAGAGCAGGTTGAAATAAAAGGCGAAATGTTGCTGGTGAGTGTCCTGCAACTGGCCTCCACTGATTTGGAGGTGGTCAGGCGTGGGTTGCAGCAAAAACGGGACAGTTTTCCGCAATTGTTTGCCAGCAGCCCCTTGGTTGTTGATTGCACCCCATTGGGTGATGTTTGTCAGGATCTGGATATGACGCTTTTGCGTGAGCTTATTCTGGAACTTGGTCTTATTCCTGTTGGCATCCGCGGCCTTGCCGATGCCTATGCCGGTCAGGCCAGCGGGGCAGGTTGGGCTATTTTGCGCGCGGGGCGTGGGAATAATGCGCCAGCGCGTACCGAGCGGCCAGCAGCAGAACCAGGGGGGGGGGTAGCGGTTCCGGCTGGTAGCAGCGTGAAAGTCATCGACCGCCCACTGCGTTCCGGCCAGCAGGTTTATTTTCCTGAGGGCAATGTCGTGGTGTTGCAACATACCAGTGCTGGTTCGGAAATCTTGGCGGGTGGCTCGGTGCATGTCTACGGTTCGTTGCGTGGCCGGGTGCTGGCGGGGGTGCAGGGCGACACTAGCGCGCGCATATTCTGTCAGAAGCTGGAGGCGGAACTGGTCGCGATTGCCGGGTGTTACCGCTTGCTGGACGATATTGAAACAGATTTGAAAGGTTCCCCAGCCATGGTGTGGCTGGAGGACGAAAAACTGAAAATTGCGCCCATGTTTTGA
- a CDS encoding SEL1-like repeat protein, producing MTCAHAGLTDTATTLPKISLADNNGISDDTASLFATARNLFNSKNGNADPKRGLELLEHAAELDYPPALYELAHLYETGSYVKQDNTKAASLYERAAKQGHVDSQYNLGVLSLQAFHDVEKARYWLEQAAQQQDVEAQYNLALLYDFSIDPQADSEEAAYWYTRAAQNGHSDAQFDLGVRYLQGKAQNKNLTQAAYWFRKAAQQGDPAAAFNLALMYDNGEGVGKNLPEAIRWYRQAAQQGENGAQYNLGVKYLLGESLPQDHEKGINWIRKAAEGGNPAAQYTLAYMLDQGKDLPKDDTQALYWYRQSAAQGYTNAQTGLAIMFANGQGVQADPEEAIRWFQKAADAGNAAAQFNLGTCMAHGVGTAKDLPSAAYWLSRAAAQGHEHAADNRDYVLKQLSDSEHDVLEQRLQKPAEAVSQQDKQATIQ from the coding sequence GTGACATGCGCTCACGCTGGGCTGACAGACACAGCCACCACCCTCCCCAAGATCAGTCTGGCTGACAACAACGGCATCAGCGATGATACCGCCAGCCTATTTGCCACCGCCCGCAACCTTTTCAACAGCAAAAACGGGAACGCCGACCCCAAACGCGGCCTGGAACTGTTGGAACACGCCGCAGAGCTGGATTATCCACCAGCATTATACGAGCTGGCACACCTGTATGAAACCGGCTCCTACGTGAAGCAAGACAATACCAAAGCCGCCAGCCTGTATGAGCGGGCAGCCAAACAGGGGCATGTCGATTCCCAATACAATCTTGGCGTCTTATCCCTGCAAGCTTTCCATGACGTGGAAAAAGCACGTTACTGGCTCGAACAGGCAGCCCAGCAGCAGGATGTGGAAGCTCAGTATAACCTCGCCCTGCTGTATGATTTCTCCATTGACCCACAAGCCGATTCGGAAGAAGCTGCTTACTGGTACACCCGGGCTGCGCAGAACGGGCATAGTGATGCCCAATTCGACCTAGGGGTACGCTACCTGCAAGGCAAGGCGCAAAACAAAAACCTCACGCAGGCTGCCTACTGGTTCCGCAAGGCTGCGCAACAGGGCGACCCGGCTGCCGCCTTCAACCTGGCACTGATGTACGACAACGGCGAAGGTGTGGGGAAGAATTTGCCGGAAGCCATCCGCTGGTATCGGCAAGCCGCCCAACAAGGCGAAAACGGCGCGCAATATAACCTGGGCGTCAAATACCTGCTGGGCGAAAGCTTGCCCCAGGATCATGAAAAAGGCATCAATTGGATACGCAAGGCTGCCGAAGGTGGTAACCCCGCCGCCCAGTACACCCTGGCTTACATGCTGGATCAGGGCAAAGACCTACCCAAGGATGACACACAAGCACTGTATTGGTATCGGCAATCCGCCGCCCAGGGCTATACCAATGCGCAGACCGGCCTGGCCATCATGTTTGCCAACGGTCAAGGCGTGCAGGCCGACCCGGAAGAAGCCATCCGCTGGTTCCAGAAAGCCGCTGATGCAGGCAACGCCGCCGCCCAGTTCAATCTTGGCACCTGCATGGCGCATGGCGTCGGCACAGCCAAAGATCTGCCTTCAGCCGCTTACTGGCTGTCGCGTGCCGCCGCACAAGGCCATGAACACGCCGCCGATAACCGCGATTACGTCCTCAAGCAGCTAAGCGACAGTGAACACGACGTGCTTGAACAACGCTTGCAAAAGCCTGCCGAAGCCGTCAGCCAACAGGACAAGCAGGCCACCATCCAGTAA